The following proteins are co-located in the Pirellulales bacterium genome:
- a CDS encoding ABC transporter permease: MTAYLIRRIGIGLITLVLITALIYGLLRAMPGSPITADPANLNPSKQITEEARKLYEKQYHLDKEWYVAYVLWLKDLVLHGDLGISFKNNNRGVTSLIVDRMPATLLLSVTSLVLAYGLSIPLGLWATAKDGTLAERSVSVVLYMLYSLPAFVAALYLQLLFYVKLGWLPLFGMTSDNYADLSTLGKAFDVMQHAALPIVCFTYGALAYDSRFIRANMQEVVRQDYIRTAKAKGVGPRAVLWRHAFRNTLIPLVTMLGMTLPTLLSGAVILEQVFAWPGMGQLYFDAIKQHDYNVVMGLTLMFSVLTLVGQLLADVLYAVVDPRVSYQ; the protein is encoded by the coding sequence ATGACCGCATACTTGATCCGCCGCATCGGCATCGGGCTGATCACGCTGGTGCTCATCACGGCGCTCATCTACGGGCTGCTCCGGGCGATGCCCGGGTCGCCGATCACGGCCGACCCCGCGAATCTCAACCCGAGCAAGCAGATCACCGAAGAGGCGCGCAAGCTGTACGAAAAACAGTACCACCTCGACAAAGAGTGGTACGTCGCCTACGTCCTGTGGCTGAAGGACCTCGTTCTCCACGGCGATTTGGGGATCTCGTTCAAAAACAACAATCGCGGCGTCACGTCGCTGATCGTCGATCGCATGCCGGCGACCTTGCTGCTGTCGGTCACGTCGCTTGTGCTGGCTTACGGGCTGTCGATTCCGCTGGGGCTATGGGCCACGGCCAAGGACGGCACGCTCGCCGAGCGGAGCGTCAGCGTCGTGTTGTACATGCTCTACTCGCTGCCGGCGTTCGTCGCGGCGCTTTATTTGCAACTGTTGTTTTACGTCAAGCTCGGCTGGCTGCCGCTGTTCGGCATGACGTCCGACAACTACGCCGATCTGTCGACGCTCGGCAAGGCGTTCGACGTGATGCAACACGCCGCGCTGCCCATCGTCTGTTTTACGTACGGGGCGCTCGCGTACGATTCGCGCTTCATTCGCGCGAACATGCAGGAAGTGGTCCGCCAGGACTACATCCGTACGGCCAAGGCCAAGGGGGTCGGGCCCCGGGCCGTGCTGTGGCGCCACGCGTTCCGCAACACGCTCATTCCCCTGGTGACCATGCTGGGAATGACGTTGCCGACCCTGCTGAGCGGGGCGGTCATCCTCGAGCAGGTCTTCGCGTGGCCCGGAATGGGCCAGCTCTACTTCGACGCGATCAAACAGCACGACTACAACGTCGTGATGGGCCTGACGCTCATGTTCAGCGTACTCACGCTCGTCGGGCAACTTCTGGCCGACGTGTTGTACGCCGTCGTCGATCCGCGCGTCAGTTATCAATAA
- a CDS encoding flagellar basal body-associated FliL family protein, whose protein sequence is MIDTPATPDDARTRSPRTAVACVLLVGLAAGCYDAQALTQAKREQAERMRLEDVDLGKYRITLPKLPHAPVGGVVDFHAFGQVPNRNRKAVEKEIKQGDAVLRNRMLIAVRTLTHADVEDPELTNLREKIAKVVNSSLNTDAVKGVGFYDLRFSVL, encoded by the coding sequence ATGATCGACACCCCAGCGACGCCCGACGACGCCCGGACCCGCAGTCCACGGACCGCGGTCGCCTGCGTCCTGCTGGTCGGACTTGCCGCGGGGTGCTACGACGCTCAGGCCTTGACCCAGGCGAAGCGCGAACAAGCCGAGCGGATGCGGCTCGAAGACGTCGACCTGGGCAAGTACCGGATCACGCTCCCCAAGCTCCCCCATGCACCGGTCGGGGGAGTCGTCGACTTCCACGCCTTCGGCCAAGTCCCCAACCGCAATCGCAAGGCGGTCGAGAAAGAAATCAAGCAAGGGGACGCGGTGCTCCGCAATCGAATGCTGATCGCCGTCCGGACGCTTACGCATGCCGACGTCGAGGACCCCGAACTGACCAACCTCCGCGAAAAGATCGCCAAGGTCGTCAATTCGTCGCTCAACACCGACGCCGTCAAAGGGGTCGGCTTCTACGACCTCCGCTTCAGCGTGCTGTGA
- the hisS gene encoding histidine--tRNA ligase, with product MPIQPRTLKGFRDYLPAQAMPRERIVETARRVYRSYGFRPIDTPALEYLEILTGKGSDETDKQLYRFQDHGGRDVGLRFDLTVPLARFVAQHSQELGLPFKRYHIASVWRGENTQAGRYREFMQCDFDTVGTTALTADIEMVLVVSDLLTALEIDAFTIRVNHRAVLNGLLAKLGLDGKSAAVLRALDKLGKIGAEGVTAELGRTAETTPAQNAALLSLAGLADETHGNDAVLAELHALVAGNEQGERGVAELRELLAATAAAGVPSGRVRIDPSIARGLDYYTGIVVETQLDDLPGIGSVASGGRYDNLASTFTKEQLPGVGASLGLDRLLAALEELGRLPAVATPADALVCLFDAGRRDSYLALAAQLRALGIGVEVYPEAKKLGKQLQYADKLGFRAAVIIGGSEFEVHQAQVKRLATGESTTVAYNRCDAGEIAAAIRACENSREQT from the coding sequence ATGCCGATTCAACCCCGCACCTTGAAGGGTTTCCGCGATTACCTTCCCGCGCAGGCGATGCCGCGGGAGCGGATCGTCGAGACTGCGCGGCGGGTCTACCGCAGTTACGGCTTTCGTCCGATCGATACGCCGGCGCTTGAGTATCTGGAGATTCTCACCGGCAAGGGCTCCGACGAGACCGACAAGCAGCTCTACCGGTTTCAGGACCACGGCGGGCGAGACGTGGGGTTGCGGTTCGATCTCACCGTCCCCTTGGCGCGGTTCGTCGCCCAGCATTCGCAAGAACTGGGGCTGCCGTTCAAGCGGTATCACATCGCCTCGGTCTGGCGGGGAGAAAATACCCAAGCCGGGCGGTATCGCGAGTTCATGCAGTGCGACTTCGACACGGTCGGCACGACGGCGCTGACGGCCGACATCGAAATGGTCCTCGTCGTGAGCGATCTGCTGACGGCGCTGGAGATCGATGCGTTCACGATTCGCGTCAATCATCGGGCCGTGCTCAACGGGCTGCTCGCCAAGCTGGGGCTCGACGGAAAGTCGGCCGCGGTGCTGCGGGCTCTCGACAAGCTCGGCAAGATCGGCGCCGAGGGGGTGACCGCCGAACTCGGCCGGACTGCCGAGACGACTCCCGCGCAAAACGCCGCGCTCCTATCGCTTGCCGGCTTAGCGGACGAGACGCACGGCAACGACGCGGTCCTCGCCGAGTTGCACGCCCTGGTCGCCGGCAACGAGCAAGGGGAGCGCGGCGTCGCGGAGCTGCGCGAGTTGCTCGCGGCGACCGCCGCGGCCGGGGTCCCGTCGGGGCGGGTGCGAATCGACCCGTCGATCGCTCGGGGGCTCGACTACTACACAGGGATCGTCGTCGAGACGCAACTCGACGACCTGCCGGGGATCGGCAGCGTCGCCAGCGGGGGGCGGTACGACAACCTCGCGTCGACCTTCACCAAGGAACAACTGCCCGGCGTGGGGGCGTCGCTGGGGCTCGACCGGCTGCTCGCGGCGCTCGAGGAATTGGGCCGGTTGCCCGCGGTCGCGACGCCGGCCGATGCGCTGGTCTGCCTGTTCGATGCCGGGCGACGCGACAGCTACCTCGCGCTCGCCGCGCAGTTGCGGGCCTTGGGGATCGGGGTCGAGGTCTACCCCGAGGCGAAAAAACTCGGCAAGCAGCTTCAGTACGCCGACAAGCTGGGGTTCCGCGCCGCCGTGATCATCGGCGGCAGCGAATTTGAAGTGCACCAGGCGCAGGTGAAGCGGCTTGCCACGGGCGAGAGCACAACGGTTGCCTACAACAGGTGCGACGCCGGCGAAATCGCCGCGGCGATCCGGGCGTGTGAGAACAGCCGCGAGCAGACGTAA
- a CDS encoding DegT/DnrJ/EryC1/StrS family aminotransferase codes for MNAILATTPVPMLDVNRQNAPLLGEMEAAIAEVCRSGAFVHGPACRQLESEIADYCGAEHAVGCASGSDALLLPLMALEIGPGDEVILPSFTFFATAGAVARLGATPVFADMTPDTFNIDPADVARKITARTKAIIPVHLFGQCADMDALADVAGTIPLIEDAAQAIGAEHRGLRAGSIGWCGCLSFYPTKNLGGCGDGGMITTNDADLAAKLRVLRDHGQHPRYHHSLVGVNSRLDSIQAAVLSVKLRRLDAWALGRRANAERYLAAGDRFAFAPQIALPTVADRCLSVWNQFTIRVTSPDGSSRRRDELQQLFAERQIGAAIYYPVPLHLQECFRSLGYQPGSLPESERAAREVLSLPIYGEMTAAEQEAVIAALAEFCAGARQLAA; via the coding sequence ATGAATGCAATCCTCGCGACGACCCCCGTGCCCATGTTGGACGTCAATCGCCAGAACGCCCCGCTGCTGGGCGAGATGGAAGCGGCGATCGCCGAGGTTTGTCGTTCGGGCGCGTTCGTCCACGGCCCGGCGTGCCGGCAGTTGGAGAGCGAGATCGCCGACTACTGCGGCGCCGAGCACGCCGTCGGCTGCGCCTCGGGGAGCGACGCGCTCTTGTTGCCGCTCATGGCGCTGGAGATCGGCCCCGGCGACGAGGTGATCCTGCCGAGCTTCACCTTCTTTGCGACCGCCGGCGCCGTGGCGCGACTCGGCGCCACGCCGGTGTTCGCCGACATGACGCCCGACACGTTCAACATCGACCCGGCCGACGTGGCCCGCAAGATCACCGCGCGCACCAAGGCGATCATCCCCGTCCACCTGTTCGGCCAGTGCGCCGACATGGACGCCCTGGCCGACGTCGCGGGCACGATCCCCTTGATCGAGGACGCGGCCCAGGCCATCGGGGCCGAGCACCGCGGCCTGCGGGCCGGCTCGATCGGCTGGTGCGGTTGCCTGTCGTTCTACCCGACCAAGAATCTCGGCGGCTGCGGCGACGGGGGAATGATCACCACCAACGACGCCGATCTTGCGGCCAAGCTTCGCGTCCTCCGCGATCATGGCCAGCATCCGCGCTACCACCATTCGCTGGTGGGCGTCAACAGCCGGCTTGATTCGATCCAAGCGGCCGTGCTCAGCGTCAAGCTCCGGCGGCTCGACGCCTGGGCCCTGGGCCGGCGGGCGAACGCCGAGCGATACCTCGCCGCGGGAGATCGGTTCGCCTTCGCCCCCCAGATCGCGCTGCCGACGGTCGCCGACCGCTGCCTCAGCGTCTGGAACCAGTTCACGATCCGCGTCACGAGCCCCGACGGTTCCAGCCGCCGTCGCGACGAGTTGCAGCAGTTGTTCGCCGAACGGCAAATCGGCGCGGCGATCTACTATCCGGTCCCGCTCCATCTGCAGGAGTGCTTCCGCTCGCTCGGCTATCAACCCGGGAGCCTGCCCGAGTCGGAACGGGCGGCCCGCGAGGTGCTGAGCCTGCCGATCTACGGCGAGATGACCGCCGCGGAGCAGGAAGCCGTCATCGCGGCACTGGCGGAATTTTGTGCCGGAGCGCGACAACTCGCGGCATGA
- a CDS encoding peptide ABC transporter substrate-binding protein, producing MPWNLGNALEPFDPPSREELENVEWVEHPVVDPDAALRAAKQEQGAPLVSAAEALKLRNDSPENNRKILGALSQLAPEDGTGVDYAAKVVRHVSGDLGSTNPLFASSVTEAEFGDLTGFSPLNFDHQLEFFASKHSLASWRSSADGMMEMIVLRDDLTWSDGQPLTAHDLEFSFKVIMTDHPLLVIPAIRQGVDQLRAVVAYDDRTLVYFHKNRSAIAYKNILFPALPKHLYEESLKEDPSMKRSRRHSELEDRPVTCGPYEFASRRKAQEFVVRRRESYYMHNGQQVRPKPHFAEVRVKVIEDLNTALLALREGDIHSMELRPEQWSTQTTDDRFYAKNTKIYDTEWTEFHFMWNQKTPYFNDPRVRWAMTYAVDYDELLNVICRGLYEQSRGNYHPSSWMFPQDGPDPVEQDLVKAEELLDEAGWIDHDGDGFRDKMIDGKLVRFEFVLMTYTTETGLQAATLMKDCLDQIGVVCHVKPTEFAAMVDATQNKKFDACMGGWGTGADPDSNENIFATDQPRNYTSYSNSEVDELFKQGRMEFDREKRAAIYGRIHNLLWEDQPYTWLFYRSGFFAFNKRLRGYNFSPRGPFNYSPGFDAIYATQAVP from the coding sequence ATGCCTTGGAACTTGGGCAATGCGCTGGAACCGTTCGATCCGCCGTCGCGGGAGGAACTCGAGAACGTCGAGTGGGTCGAGCATCCCGTCGTCGACCCCGACGCGGCGTTGCGGGCCGCGAAGCAAGAGCAAGGGGCGCCGCTCGTCTCCGCCGCCGAGGCGCTCAAGCTCCGCAACGACTCGCCGGAGAACAATCGAAAGATCCTCGGCGCCCTGAGCCAACTCGCTCCCGAGGACGGGACCGGCGTCGACTACGCCGCCAAGGTGGTGCGGCACGTATCGGGAGACTTGGGGAGCACCAACCCGCTGTTCGCCAGCAGCGTCACCGAAGCCGAGTTCGGCGACTTGACGGGCTTCAGCCCCTTGAACTTCGATCACCAGCTCGAGTTTTTCGCCTCGAAGCACTCGCTCGCGTCGTGGCGCTCCAGCGCCGACGGCATGATGGAAATGATCGTGCTCCGCGACGACCTGACGTGGTCGGACGGCCAGCCGCTCACGGCGCACGACCTCGAGTTCTCGTTCAAGGTGATCATGACCGATCATCCGCTGTTGGTGATCCCCGCGATTCGCCAGGGAGTCGACCAGCTGAGGGCGGTCGTCGCCTACGACGATCGCACGCTGGTCTATTTTCACAAGAACCGCTCGGCGATCGCCTACAAGAACATTCTTTTCCCGGCGCTCCCGAAACATTTGTACGAAGAGTCGTTGAAGGAAGACCCGTCGATGAAGCGGAGCCGGCGCCACTCTGAGCTGGAGGACCGGCCGGTGACGTGCGGCCCCTACGAGTTCGCCAGCCGCCGCAAGGCGCAGGAGTTCGTCGTCCGTCGGCGCGAGAGCTATTACATGCACAACGGCCAGCAGGTGCGGCCCAAGCCTCACTTTGCCGAAGTGCGGGTCAAGGTGATCGAGGATCTCAATACGGCCCTGCTCGCCCTCCGCGAAGGGGACATCCACTCGATGGAATTGCGTCCTGAGCAATGGTCGACGCAAACGACCGACGATCGGTTTTACGCCAAGAACACCAAGATTTACGACACTGAGTGGACCGAGTTCCATTTCATGTGGAATCAGAAGACCCCGTATTTCAACGACCCCCGCGTCCGCTGGGCGATGACGTACGCGGTTGATTACGACGAGCTGCTGAACGTCATTTGTCGCGGCCTGTACGAGCAAAGTCGCGGCAATTACCACCCGTCCTCGTGGATGTTTCCGCAGGACGGCCCCGACCCGGTCGAACAGGATCTTGTGAAGGCGGAGGAGCTGCTCGACGAAGCCGGCTGGATCGATCACGACGGAGACGGCTTTCGCGACAAGATGATCGACGGCAAGCTGGTGCGGTTCGAGTTCGTCCTGATGACCTACACGACCGAAACGGGTCTGCAGGCCGCGACGCTCATGAAGGATTGCCTCGATCAGATCGGCGTCGTCTGCCATGTCAAGCCGACCGAGTTCGCAGCGATGGTCGACGCCACCCAGAACAAAAAGTTCGACGCCTGCATGGGAGGCTGGGGCACGGGAGCCGATCCCGACTCGAACGAGAACATCTTCGCCACAGACCAGCCCCGCAATTACACGAGCTACTCGAATTCCGAGGTCGACGAGCTGTTCAAGCAAGGCCGGATGGAGTTCGATCGCGAGAAACGTGCGGCGATTTACGGACGGATCCACAATCTTCTGTGGGAGGATCAGCCCTATACGTGGCTGTTCTACCGGTCGGGGTTCTTCGCGTTCAACAAGCGCTTGCGCGGCTACAACTTCAGCCCCCGGGGACCGTTCAATTACAGCCCCGGGTTTGACGCGATCTACGCGACGCAAGCGGTTCCGTAA
- a CDS encoding DUF1579 domain-containing protein, with translation MTRLAVRLPAMLAALVPAALAVAQSGMVPASPAHKQMARDVGQWEGEFKMWMDPAADPIVSKATETSKMLGDYWLQTEFSGEIGDQKFAGRGMLGYDPESKKFVGTWCDTMTPYMSIGEGEYDVDKHALTMTYKARDPMTREMQSSKMVTTFVDDDTKQAVMYSAPDDAGKSWKMMEITYKRKK, from the coding sequence ATGACTCGTCTTGCCGTCCGATTGCCCGCCATGCTGGCGGCCCTCGTCCCGGCGGCGCTCGCGGTCGCCCAATCGGGCATGGTCCCTGCGAGCCCGGCTCACAAACAAATGGCTCGCGACGTCGGCCAGTGGGAAGGCGAGTTCAAGATGTGGATGGACCCCGCCGCGGATCCGATCGTGAGCAAGGCGACCGAGACCAGCAAAATGCTCGGGGACTACTGGCTGCAGACCGAGTTCAGCGGCGAGATCGGCGATCAAAAGTTCGCGGGCCGCGGCATGCTGGGCTACGACCCCGAAAGCAAGAAGTTCGTCGGCACGTGGTGCGACACGATGACCCCCTACATGTCGATCGGCGAAGGGGAGTACGACGTCGACAAACACGCCCTGACGATGACCTACAAAGCTCGCGACCCGATGACCCGCGAGATGCAGTCGAGCAAGATGGTCACGACCTTCGTCGACGACGACACGAAGCAGGCGGTCATGTACTCTGCGCCGGACGACGCCGGCAAGTCGTGGAAGATGATGGAGATCACCTACAAGCGGAAAAAGTGA
- a CDS encoding HYExAFE family protein, with protein sequence MLRRNHYEAAFEAYLQAQCAPYVAVNEQRRSVSPWGSLKSVDFVVTPAEGRMLLVDVKGRRFPSGVRSPQYWRNWSTWDDLRSMARWQDQFGPGALAVLAFAYEVIGERSPLPVDELFWFRDRRYAMLAVPVADYVRFARTLSPKWQTVAMPTARFRESAAPFAALLPLGTPAGGN encoded by the coding sequence ATGCTACGCCGAAATCATTATGAGGCCGCGTTCGAAGCGTACCTGCAGGCGCAGTGTGCGCCGTACGTGGCGGTCAACGAGCAGCGGCGAAGCGTTTCGCCGTGGGGGTCGCTCAAGAGCGTCGACTTCGTCGTCACCCCGGCCGAGGGGCGGATGCTGCTGGTCGACGTGAAGGGCCGGCGATTTCCCAGCGGGGTCCGGTCGCCCCAGTATTGGCGCAACTGGTCGACTTGGGACGATTTGCGGAGCATGGCCCGTTGGCAGGACCAGTTCGGCCCCGGGGCGCTGGCGGTGCTCGCCTTCGCCTACGAGGTGATCGGGGAGCGGTCGCCCCTGCCGGTCGACGAACTGTTCTGGTTCCGCGACCGGCGATACGCGATGCTCGCAGTGCCGGTGGCCGATTACGTGCGATTCGCCCGCACGCTATCCCCCAAGTGGCAAACCGTGGCGATGCCGACGGCCCGGTTCCGCGAGTCCGCCGCCCCGTTCGCTGCCCTGCTGCCGCTTGGCACGCCGGCGGGGGGGAATTAG
- a CDS encoding HEAT repeat domain-containing protein: MSVLVFRAQRAWCALATAIVVFSILGAGVLHAAEAQWIWSPAHEKDKVPQSDCFFRKSFRVQAPEGALLALTGDNVLEAYVNGRLVGKSSDWRRMQQWDVAKLLRPGMNVIAVRVSNLEPGAAGLAGQLVVKDLGGSWESLPTDGSWRTSVREFANWTLPEFPDRDWLSARSFGRLGATLPWGNEVVSAERGARFILSEEFEIERIARDEEVGSLIAMTFDAQGAMLVSREGGHLLRLADRDGNGVPEEVTTYCDKIENVQGILALGSRVFVTGTGPEGPALYRLRDANRDGKADEIVKLIDFAGSRGEHGAHAVRLGPDGLIYVLLGNFVRAAGTPGERSPYRNWYEGDLIRPKHEDPRGHAVGIPAPGGTVIRTDAEGSFVETVAGGLRNSYDFAFNPAGELFTYDADMEWDRGAPWYRPTRVNHVTMGAEMGWRSGWSKWPEYHFDSLPAAWEVGVGSPTGVEFYDHTAYPEAFRGVMFACDWATGRIYAVTLERQGATYEAEGVEFLEGRPLNATDCAVGPDGALYFCTGGRGTDGGVYRVRYKGPNGGVALGSDSPVEQAIAQPQLDADWARAAIARFKHAAGDTWGPGLAAVAGDARRKTTDRLRAIDLMVFFGPKPNEDLLVALVHDQEPELRARAARHVAGANISASALARRTVREGVPFRQSGAAANADFQLLAQLASDRDALVRRAACEAIARWDGAQPDLVLPLLADEDRFVRFAAMRALQQMPVRDWAAAALKQTEPTPFCYGVAALLAVDHPPATCKAALQRALPLLEPSTRGSRLTDDQRLNVLRLIEIALEFGQFVPESSEAQQVAATLAPLYPTSDVRANRELVRLLVHVQAPQAAAKFAAQLEQPDQPYEDKLQILAYAPRLAVGWTTASKLALMRGLEEARTVEAGYSVSAYVELFAREFFDKLTLPERRQIIAQGEQWPASALSALASLPEHPGDDVLAEVRALDGRVAPRCAESNAHRRLRVAIIAVLGGADDATSLAHLRRIFRDEPEYRDAAAMSLTQHPQGESWPLLVESLRTAESPAAEAIMEALVGVDERPTEAPPYRDAILTGMRLQGNAAAAADSLLAHWAGQVVTASAADPARALVAWQQWYAKRFPDAPPAELPADAGRDKWSFDELAMFLASDAGKTGSAERGAAAFVKAQCASCHRCGARGETIGPDLTAVARRFQQKEILQSIVYPSHVISDQYASKVVIANGKSYAGMVVPLGAAGVKVLLSNGQQTTIPHDEIDDVQPSNLSAMPTGLLNALTLEEVADLFAYLAAGGEPNLAERAGGATR, from the coding sequence ATGTCGGTTCTTGTCTTTCGTGCACAGCGGGCATGGTGCGCGCTGGCGACGGCGATCGTCGTGTTCTCGATCCTCGGCGCAGGCGTCCTGCACGCCGCGGAGGCGCAGTGGATCTGGTCCCCCGCGCACGAGAAGGACAAAGTCCCGCAGTCCGATTGCTTTTTCCGCAAGTCGTTTCGCGTGCAAGCCCCCGAGGGGGCGTTGCTCGCACTGACCGGCGACAACGTCCTCGAGGCCTACGTCAACGGCCGGCTGGTCGGCAAGTCGAGCGACTGGCGGCGGATGCAGCAGTGGGACGTCGCCAAACTGCTCCGCCCCGGGATGAACGTCATCGCCGTGCGGGTGTCCAATCTTGAACCCGGCGCTGCGGGGCTCGCCGGACAGTTGGTCGTGAAGGACCTCGGCGGATCGTGGGAATCGCTCCCCACCGACGGCTCCTGGCGAACCAGTGTGCGCGAGTTCGCCAATTGGACCCTCCCCGAGTTCCCGGACCGCGACTGGCTCTCCGCACGCAGCTTCGGCCGGCTGGGGGCGACTCTCCCCTGGGGGAACGAGGTCGTCTCCGCCGAACGGGGCGCCCGGTTCATCCTGTCCGAAGAGTTCGAGATCGAGCGGATCGCCCGCGACGAAGAGGTCGGCTCGCTGATCGCGATGACCTTCGACGCCCAGGGGGCGATGCTCGTGTCGCGCGAAGGGGGCCATCTGCTGCGGCTGGCCGACCGCGACGGCAACGGCGTCCCCGAGGAGGTGACCACCTACTGCGACAAGATCGAGAACGTGCAGGGAATCCTCGCCCTTGGCTCGCGGGTGTTCGTCACCGGCACGGGGCCGGAGGGCCCGGCGCTCTACCGCTTGCGCGACGCCAATCGCGACGGCAAAGCGGACGAGATCGTCAAGCTGATCGACTTCGCCGGCAGTCGAGGCGAGCATGGCGCCCACGCGGTGCGGCTGGGTCCCGACGGGTTGATCTACGTCCTCTTGGGCAACTTCGTTCGCGCCGCGGGGACCCCCGGCGAGCGCAGTCCCTACCGCAACTGGTACGAAGGGGATTTGATTCGGCCCAAGCACGAGGATCCGCGCGGGCACGCGGTCGGCATCCCGGCGCCCGGCGGCACGGTGATCCGCACCGACGCCGAGGGGAGTTTCGTCGAGACCGTGGCCGGGGGCTTGCGCAACTCCTACGACTTCGCGTTCAATCCGGCAGGCGAGCTGTTCACCTACGACGCCGACATGGAATGGGACCGCGGGGCGCCGTGGTATCGCCCCACGCGGGTCAACCATGTGACGATGGGCGCCGAGATGGGCTGGCGCAGCGGTTGGTCGAAGTGGCCCGAGTACCACTTCGACAGCCTGCCCGCCGCTTGGGAGGTGGGGGTCGGTTCGCCGACCGGCGTCGAATTCTACGACCATACGGCCTATCCCGAGGCGTTCCGCGGCGTGATGTTCGCCTGCGACTGGGCGACGGGGCGGATCTACGCGGTGACCTTGGAACGCCAAGGGGCGACGTACGAAGCCGAGGGGGTCGAGTTCCTCGAAGGCCGGCCGCTGAACGCAACCGACTGCGCCGTGGGGCCGGACGGAGCGCTGTACTTCTGCACGGGAGGCCGCGGCACCGACGGCGGGGTGTACCGCGTTCGTTACAAGGGCCCGAACGGGGGCGTCGCGCTCGGCTCCGATTCGCCGGTCGAGCAGGCGATCGCCCAGCCGCAGCTTGACGCCGACTGGGCCCGGGCGGCCATCGCCCGGTTCAAGCACGCCGCCGGCGACACGTGGGGCCCGGGGCTCGCGGCGGTCGCCGGAGACGCTCGTCGCAAAACGACCGATCGCCTGCGCGCGATCGACCTGATGGTGTTCTTCGGCCCGAAGCCGAACGAGGACCTGCTCGTCGCGCTGGTTCACGACCAGGAGCCGGAACTCCGCGCTCGCGCGGCGCGACATGTCGCGGGGGCGAACATTTCCGCAAGCGCCCTTGCTCGACGAACCGTGCGCGAAGGCGTGCCGTTTCGGCAGAGCGGAGCCGCCGCGAACGCCGACTTCCAACTGCTTGCGCAGCTTGCCTCCGACCGCGATGCGCTGGTCCGGCGGGCCGCGTGCGAGGCGATCGCCCGTTGGGACGGTGCGCAACCGGACCTGGTCCTGCCGCTGCTGGCCGACGAGGATCGGTTTGTCCGGTTCGCCGCGATGCGGGCCCTGCAGCAGATGCCGGTCCGGGACTGGGCCGCCGCGGCGCTCAAGCAAACCGAACCGACGCCGTTCTGCTACGGCGTGGCGGCGCTGTTGGCCGTGGATCACCCGCCGGCCACGTGCAAGGCGGCGTTGCAGCGGGCGCTGCCGCTGCTGGAACCCTCGACCCGCGGCTCGCGACTCACCGACGACCAGCGGCTCAACGTGCTGCGGCTGATCGAAATCGCGCTGGAGTTCGGCCAGTTCGTCCCCGAGTCGAGCGAAGCGCAGCAAGTCGCCGCGACGCTCGCGCCCTTGTACCCGACGAGCGACGTCCGGGCGAACCGCGAGCTAGTGCGGCTATTGGTTCACGTGCAGGCGCCGCAGGCCGCGGCCAAGTTCGCTGCACAGCTTGAACAACCCGATCAGCCGTACGAGGACAAGCTGCAGATCCTCGCCTACGCCCCGCGATTGGCGGTCGGCTGGACCACCGCGTCGAAGCTGGCCCTGATGCGAGGTCTGGAGGAGGCGCGCACGGTCGAGGCCGGCTACAGCGTTTCGGCATACGTCGAACTGTTCGCCCGCGAGTTTTTCGACAAGCTCACCCTGCCCGAGCGGCGGCAGATCATCGCCCAGGGCGAGCAATGGCCCGCCTCGGCGCTCTCGGCCCTGGCCAGCCTGCCCGAGCATCCGGGCGACGACGTGCTGGCCGAGGTCCGGGCGCTCGACGGCCGGGTCGCCCCGCGCTGTGCGGAGAGCAACGCCCACCGCCGGTTGCGGGTGGCGATCATCGCCGTTCTGGGAGGAGCCGACGATGCGACTTCGCTGGCCCACTTGCGGCGTATTTTCCGCGACGAGCCCGAGTATCGCGACGCCGCGGCAATGAGCCTCACCCAGCACCCGCAGGGGGAGAGCTGGCCGCTGTTGGTCGAGTCGCTTCGTACGGCCGAGAGTCCCGCGGCCGAAGCGATCATGGAGGCGCTCGTCGGGGTCGACGAGCGGCCCACGGAAGCGCCGCCGTACCGTGACGCGATCCTCACGGGCATGCGACTGCAGGGGAACGCGGCCGCCGCGGCCGATTCGCTGTTGGCGCACTGGGCGGGGCAGGTTGTCACGGCGAGCGCGGCGGATCCCGCGCGGGCCTTGGTCGCCTGGCAGCAGTGGTACGCAAAGCGGTTTCCCGACGCCCCGCCGGCCGAACTCCCCGCCGACGCGGGCCGCGACAAATGGAGCTTCGACGAACTGGCGATGTTCCTCGCCAGCGACGCCGGGAAAACCGGCAGCGCCGAGCGGGGCGCCGCGGCGTTCGTCAAAGCCCAGTGCGCAAGCTGTCACCGCTGCGGGGCAAGGGGCGAGACGATCGGACCCGACCTGACCGCCGTCGCCCGTCGGTTCCAACAGAAGGAGATTCTGCAGTCGATCGTCTACCCGTCGCACGTCATCTCGGACCAATACGCCAGCAAAGTCGTCATCGCCAACGGCAAGAGCTACGCGGGGATGGTCGTGCCCCTTGGCGCCGCAGGAGTGAAGGTGCTGCTGTCCAACGGCCAGCAAACGACGATCCCGCACGACGAAATCGACGACGTCCAGCCGAGCAATCTCTCGGCGATGCCGACGGGGCTGCTCAACGCACTGACGCTGGAAGAGGTCGCCGACCTGTTCGCCTACCTCGCGGCAGGGGGCGAACCGAATTTGGCCGAGCGTGCCGGCGGGGCGACGCGGTAG